In the Polyangiaceae bacterium genome, CACATTCCCCTCGAGACCGGCTCCTCGGCGGATGCGCCTCGCGAACCGTTGGTTCATCCGCGCGAACGATTCCTTCGCGTCCGCGGCTTGGTTGCGGTCATCAGTTCTTGACTGCCCGGGGTGGCGGGTGTCTTGCACGGTGTCACCTGAAGGCGACGAAGGACTCGTTCATGCCGCGCGAACCGCTCGGTCGGGCGATGCGTGCGATTGCCGTCGTGACAGAGCGCATTGCCAGCCTCTGCGTGGTCCTTGCGATAGCGATGGCAGCGCATGCGTGTTCGGCAGTCTCGGGCGCGCACATCGCTGCGTGAGGAGGTGGCGACTCGACGATGAGCGAGTCAAAAGCGTTTCGCCGCGTTAAGCACCCTGTTGCGACAAACGTTACATTTTGTTTCAGTGGGCTGACGGCGCTCAGCGAAAACCGCGCGAATATTGCGGCGCTTGTCCAGGGCACGAGGTTTGCTTGGTGTTCCCAGGGCTCGTCTCATCAGGAGGACCGTTGGCCGTTTCAAGACTTCGCAGACTAGTGCTCGGCTTCATTGCCATGGGAACCACCGCTCAAGGAGCTTTGTTCCTCGGCTTGACTCTGCGCGGGGGTGGCGTCGCGGATGGCGAAGCGGGAAGTGGAATCGCCGCTGCCCTTGCGTTGCCCCCCGGGGTGACCAGCGCGTCGGCGCAATCGGCCGCAGCGGAGGAAGCGCCCGCGGCTCAGACTCAGGCGCGCTTCGAGGTGACGCCGCGTGACGCAATCGTGGAACTCGACAACGTCAACTTGGGAGCGGCCACCGCCGCGACCATCGAGCCGGGCAAACACACGCTGCGCGTGAGCCAAGACGGCTTCGTGCCCAAGCAGCTGGAGTTCAGCGCCCTCGAGGGCAAAACGACGATCATTCGCATCCGGTTACGTGAGGAAGAAACGCCGAGCGCCGCAGCAGTGCCGAAGGCGCAGGCGTTTGCGTTCGGCAAGGCCAAGACCAAAGCCAAGGCGGCTGCGGCGGCAGAGGCGGACGACCAGGAATCCGCGATCGTCACGGTCGACACGCCTTCTGCCCCGTCCGTCCGTGCGAAGGACGTCGAGGTAGAGATCACGAGTGAACCCACTCCCCCAGCGGCACCCGCAGCACCTGCCCTTTCCCCGACGCCCGCGCAGCCAGTGGTCGTTGCGTTGGCGCCTACGCGGAAGACTCGCACCGGAAAGACCCCGCGAGTGGCCGACGGCACGAGCGGCGACAGTCGCCAGGGGCGCAATCTGATTCAGTCGCGATGTGCCGGCTGTCACGGTGTGGCGGCAAACAAGTTCTCCGCGGCCCAGTGGCGCTCCTTCTTCGCGGACGGCCGTCACGACCGCTTCAAGCGCCTTGGCGGAAAGGTCTCCGCCAAGGAACTCGGATCGATCAAGAGCTACCTGGAAAAGAACGCTGCCGATGCACCGAAGAATCAAGGCGCTGGGATTCGCTGAAGCGATCGCGCCGTTCGCGGCAGTCGTCTTCGTCGTTTCGCCGGTTTGGGCCCAAGCGCCTGAGGACACCTCCGAGGACGTGCCACCGGCGACCAGCGCCGCGCCCGCGCCGCCCGCAGCTCCTGCTCCGGTGGCGCCCGCCGAGCCCGTCGAGGAAGTTGCGACGCAGGAGGACCTGGACGAGCTGCGATCCTGGGTCAAAGAACTCGACGAGCGGACTTCCAAGGTCGAGCGCGATCAAGCGCTGGATCGTCTCAGCTGGACCGCGAATTACCGTACCATTCTCTCGTCCTACTGGTACAAGGGGCCATCGCCAGACGGCCAGCCCATCCAGGTCGAGAAGACGCACGGCGAGCAGTGGCTCCACCGCTTGCGCCTCGACTTGCGCACCGATCCAGAGGCGAGCGTGCGTTTCACCGGACGCATGACGATGTTCAAGCGCTACGGCACCAATACCGCGACCCCGTTTCCTCAAGACTCGACTGAGACACGCATTCCCCGCGATGCGTCCTTGCGTCTGGAGCGAGCTTGGCTCGACTGGTTCATCACCGACTACCTGGCACTCTCCGCCGGACGCATCTCCTACAGTGATGGCCCTCCGAACGAGCTGAAGGACAACCGTTCGGTTCCGGACGCGACGTGGGGACAGCAGATGGTGGATGGCGAATACGAGACCGTCGATCTGACCGCCATCATCATCCCCGAGCACCTGTTGGTCCGAGGGTTCTACGCGTCATGGTCGTTTCCGCGTCAAGACGACCTCTTCTCGAGTTCGCTGTTCTTGAATGACGGCACCGAGAACCTGCGCATCATCGGCGGCAATCTCGACATCCGTGCGCAAGCAGCCGGCTCGCTATTCGTGCAACTGGGCGCGTATCACGTGCCCAAGTTTCGGCCTTTCACCGTACCCATTCCCAATCCGGCGCCTCCACCCAACCCGTCCAATGCCCCGCCGCCCTTCGACGGATCTCTGGTCTTTCCCTCGGACAAGCCGGCGTCCCTCGGTTCCTACTCGAACTTCAGCGCGCTGGTGATGTGGGGTGACATCGCGCGCAGCGGGCTCGACGTGTTCGCCTCAGGCGCGTTGGGGATTCTGGATCCAAACGACCAAGCCATCTCATACCCGATTGGTCCGGGTGGCGTGAGCGTGCCCTTGCTGCAACTGTCCTCTGCGGACTCGGACGACCACAACACGTACTTCTTCTTCGGCGGTGCTCGATTCAAGCTCCCCTTCGGCGACAAGCTCGCGCCGCGCCTTGGGGCGGAATACAACTTCGGCTCCCGCTACATGATCTCGTTCGCGGGACCCACCAGCAACCTGACCAACAAGCTGGCGAATCGCGGGCACGCAGTGGAGGCGTACGTCATTCAGCCGCTGGCCGAAGGACTGTGGTTCCGCACCAGCTACACCTGGATCGATACCAACTACAGCGGAGGGTTCTTCGGGCCTGCGGCGCCCTTCGGCGGGACCTCGCCCGAAGTCGAGCAGACCCTTCGCAGCCTCAGTTTCGCATTGGACGCGACATTTTGATGATGACGGCAGCTCCGCTCGCACCTTCCCTTCACATCGGCAGCCAAGTCGGCGGCTACGAGATCGTGCAGCGGTTGGGTGCCGGAGGCATGGCCGAGGTCTACCTGGCCATGCAGCACGGGCCGTCGGGCTTTCGGCGCCGCGTGGTGCTCAAGCGCGTGCACCCGCACCTTGCCGAAGAACCCGATTTCGTCGAGATGTTCATGGCGGAGGCAGGGGTCGCCGCCACGCTGTCGCATCCCAACATCGTTCACGTCTACGAGTTCTTCGAGACCGAGGGCTCGGGGTACTTCCTGGTGTTGGAGTACGTGCCTGGGTACACCGTGCACCGCTTGGTCCGTGACTTGAAGCGAAAGGGCAAGCGAGTTCCCATCGACGTGGCAGTGCGCATCGCCATCGCGGTATGTGAGGCTTTGGAGTACGCGTACAACGTGCAAGACGCCGACGGGGATCCGATGCACATCGTGCATCGCGACGTCTCGCCGTCGAACGTGCTCGTGGGCATGGACGGACAGGTCAGGCTGTTCGATTTCGGCATTGCCCGAGTGCTTTCGCGCGCCAGTAGCACAATGGTGGGGCAGCTCAAGGGCAAGTATCGCTACATGTCCCCCGAGCAAGCGCGCTCGCAGCCGCTGGACCAGCGCTCGGATCTCTTCTCGGTTGGGGTGATGCTCTACGAGATGACGACGCTGCGCTACGCGTTCCGCGGCGCGACGCACTTGGAAACCATCACGGCGGTGACGCAGACGGAGCCGCCGGCGCCAAGTTCGCTCGTGCCGGGCTTTCCTCCTGCTCTTGAACAGGTGATTTTGCGTGCGCTCAGCAAACAGCGCGAGGGGCGCTTCGCGAGCGCGCGAGACATGGCCCGAGCCCTCGAGGCTTGCGCCCAGGTCGCGCACCCGCAGAAACTCGAAGCGCTGATGCAGGAAGTCTTCCCGGATGGACCGCCGGATCAAGCGGCGGCGCCGGCGACGCCCACCAGCCTTTCATCCCCTGCGAGTTCGGGATTGATTCGGCGGCCTCCGCCCACGCCGTCGGGGCCTTTCAGCCAGCCCGTTCCCGAGATCATCGCGCCGATGCCTGGCGTGTCCGAGCCACCTCGTGCGGAGCCGGAGTTGCCTTCCCCGGTAACGGAGGCAAGCGGCGGCGCCACGCCTCAAGTGGATTGGCTGACCTGGGGCGCCCTCGCGGCATTCATCGTGCTGTCAATTCTGTTCTGGGTGCTGGTGTACCCGAGGTTTGGCTAGGAACACGTAGTCCAACTCGCTAGCACGCACCGACGCAGAGTCCCGAGGCCTTCCAATGGAGCGAAGGGATGGTTCACCAGGTGCGAAGCATCTGTTCATGGCCGCAGCTCCGGCGCGTGTTCCGCAGTGCTCATAGCGGCGTAAACTCGTGAATCGAGGAGGCTCCATTGCCGGCCCAGACTTTGCTTGAGCGCAAAGTCCATGAGCCGTGGACTCTCGACTGGGAAGGCGAGCAGGCTGGCCGCACTGGCGATCGCGTTGGCATGTGGAAGGGCCACGGGCTGCGGTGGGGGCGAGGACGCTCCCGCGGGCGGTGGCGCGGCGGGCGGTGGCGCGGAGACGGGTGGGGGCGGATCGTCGGGCAGCGCAGGAGGTGGAAACAGTGGCGGCGCCGCCGTTGGCGGCGCCGCAGGTTCAGCGAGTGGCGGGACCTCCGCCGTTGGCGGCGCCGCAGGTTCAGCAAGTGGCGGCGCGTCAGGGGCCGGTGCGAGCGGAGGAACATCCAGCACCGGCGGCAGCGGCGGCCTAGGCGGAGGCAGTGGCACCGGCGGCAGCGGCACTGGAGGAACTGGTATCGGAGGAGCCGGCACTGGCGGCGTCGGGAGCGGCGGCATCGGCGGCGGCGGAACCGGCGGCAGTGGCACGGGAGGGAGCGGCGGCGCGACTCCCAATCGTCCAGCTGACGTGGCGAACTTGGTCGCAGAACTCAATGGCCACGCTGCGATCGGAACCGTGGGGGCGGGCGCCGCGGTGCCCGGGTACACGGGGCTCTGGGCGCGCTACGCGCCCGGCAACTTGCCCTCGCCGAATTGGTATTCGGTGGTGGACAGCAGCGCCCCGATGAATGGCGGCAACGTGTTCGTCGCGCGTTGGCCCATCGGTATCGTGAGTTCGGGCTCCGTCAACTTCGAGGGCTGGTCGGGCGGACTTACCAACGCGACTCGCGGGAAGTACCAAGCGATCTACGTTTCTGCGTGGATGAAGATCGAAGGACCGGACTTCGAGAACAACCAGAGCGGCGTGAAGCTCTGGTACTTCTCGCACGGCCAAGTCGGCACGCCCGCTTCCATCTGGATGATCCGGCAAAACGCCGGGGGAACGGGTCAGTACTCGAACCTTGCGTTTCACTACTACCGCAACTTGGTTGGGACCTTTCAGACCGACACCACAGGCAAGACCGGGGGCGAACGCACGCTGCTACAAAACGTCAGCTCTGGGGCCGCCTTCTCGTGCGGCTCTTGGCACCAGTTGGAACTGCTGTTGAGACTGAATTCCGCGGCAGGAACAGCGGATGGGGTGATGCGCGCCTGGCTCGATGGGGTCGAGCTGATGAGCTATTCGAACCTTCTCTATACCGTTCCGGGCGCGGTAGCTGGCTTCAACGGATTCCGCTTCGACAACATCTGGGGTGGAGGCGGCCCCGCGCGCACGACCACGGACGAGCTGCGCTTCGCTCGCTGGACCGTCTATGGCAAACCGTGAGCGCCGACGAATCGGGGATGCCGTCAACGCAGTTCAGAAGAGCGGGACTTCTTCCTTCGGCTTCGGAGCGGGTTCTGGGGTTGGATTTGGCCGGGCTCGCGCGGCACGCACCAATGCTAGATCTACGGCGCGGGCCTGATCCGGAACGAGCGTCTTTTCGATCACGTCGTAGCCGACGCGCTCCACTTTCAGCACGCCCGCCGTGGCGGAGTGCGTGAGTGTGAGAGTCACCGGGGTGGTGCCGCGCTTGTCGCCGTCCCAGTAGACGTTCGCCCCCGGCGGATTGGAGCTCACGGTGAGCGTGACGGTCGACGGCACCGCGGGCGCTGGTGTGGGGCCGGCACTCACAGAATCACGCGCAGGCGGCGCGGGGGCCGCCGAGCTGGGGGCGGCGGACGGCTCGGGCCGGGCTGCCTCCGCCTCACTCGAGCGGGTCTGGGAAATGGCAACGTAGCCGACGCCAAGGGTAGCAAGCCCAAGCACGACTCCGAGCGCCACTCGGCGCGGTGTCTTGGAGGGCGGTGCCGGGTCTGCGGCGGAGAGTCGTTTGGAGCTGACCCACTCGGTGACGTCGGGTACCTCGATGCCCTCGTCGGCATTGTTGACCGGAATCCGCGTCGGGTTGCTGCCGGAGCTGACTCGGCGCAGCATTTCCGCTTTCTCTTCGATGCGGTCGCGGAACACGTCACGCATGAGCTGGGCCACGTGCTCCGCAGGTTCGTCGCCCGCGCCCAACTCTCGGGCAACCGCGAGGAGATCTTTGCGCATTTCTGCCGCTGTTTGATAGCGGTCCTCGGGACGTCGCGCGAGAGCCTTGACCACGACGGCTTCCAGAGCTTTCGGATACCCAGGTGCGACTTGGGACGGCGGCACCAGGGGCTGCTCGCAGATCGCCTTGAACACCATCAGCTCGTTCTCACGCTTGAACAGCCGCCGGTTCGTGCTGAGCTCGAACAAGACCACGCCTAGCGAGAAGATGTCCGAGCGCCGGTCCAGAGGCTTGCACAGGCATTGCTCCGGCGACATGTACTGGAACTTGCCCTTGATTTCTCCCGTTGCAGTTTGGGAACTGCGGTCTGCCGCCTTGGCTATACCGAAGTCCAGCAAGCGCACGCCGCCGTTGTAGAGGACGAACACGTTCTGCGGCGAGATGTCGCGGTGAACGAGGTCCAGGGGGTATCCCTCACTGTCCGTCAGTTCGTGGGCGGCGTGAAGACCGGCGCATGCCTCGGCGATGATGTAGGCGCACAAAGCGTGCGGCATGCGCTTGTTCAGCGACACGAAGCGTCGCAGCAGCCCCGATACGCTTTCCCCCTCCAGGTATTCCATGACCAGGAACAGCTCTTCGTCGATCTCGCCCAGCTCGTGCACTTGCACCACGTTCGGGTGTCGAATGCGGGCCACGAGGCGCGCTTCGTCCAGGAACATGGTGGAGAACTCCGAGGTGTGGGCGAGATGCGGCAGGATGCGTTTGACGACGACCGGACGTTCGAACCCGCTCGGACCAATCAGTCGGCTGAGGAGGATCTCGGCCATTCCGCCAGCAGCCAGCCGACCCACCACCTCGTAGCGGCCAATGCGGTCGGGTAGCGGCGGCGCTGCCATTTCCCTTCAGGTTACACTAGCGCGCCACGCCGGACAAACTGGGTTCTGGCCGCGAAAAGACGCGCTTTCGTGGGTCCGGCGCTCGCGCTACACTGAGAACTCGATGCGATTCTTGCCTCCGTTGCGGCCCCTGGCTGCGGCGCTCGTCATTTCTGCGTTCATTCACCCGGCGCACGCGGGAGGCGACGACGACAAGTTTCGTCGCTTGGTCAAAGATGCGACCGAGGCCTACGGCGCGGGTGAGCTCGAGAAGTCGATCAGCTTGCTGAAGGAGGCCTACGCACTTCGTGAGGATCCTCGCTTGCTCTACAACATTGCGAAGGCAACTGAAGGGCTTGGCAAGTGGCAAGAAGCGGTGGACGGGTATCGCCTCTATCTGGAGAAGGAGCCCATGGCGGCAAACCGTGATTTGGTGCTCGGGCGCATCAAGGTCCTCGAGCAGCAGCTCGAGGAGCGCGAGCAACAAGACACAGTCGCGGAGCGAATCGCCGGTGAGCGCGCCGAAGCCGCGGGTGACCGTGCCGGGGCCATCGCCCATTACGAGCGCTACCTGAAGAAGTCGGTGGGAGCCAAGGACCGCGAGGAGATTCGTCGACGCATCGAAGAACTCAAGAAGCCTCCGAAGCGCGAGCCTCCATCCGCGAAGGCCAAGACGGAGCCGCGGAAGTCCCCGCTAGCCGCGTGGATCGTGACTGGAGTTGGCGTGGCGGCAGCGGCTACGGGGGGCGTGTTCGCCGTCCTTTCACGAGGCAAGTACGATGACGCCAACGGCGCAACGTCCGGCCAGAACGCCAGCGACCTTGCAGCGACGGCAGACAGCTACACGACCATCGCCAACATTGGATTGATCGGCGGTGCGGTGATCACGGCGGGTGGGCTCACTTGGGTGCTGCTGGGCTCGGGGGGGGACAAGGAAAAGTCGTCCGTGTCCTTGAGCGTGCAGCCGAATGGGATCTCCGTGGGAGGACGCCTGTGAGGGGGCAATGGAAGCCAGCGCTGTTGCTTGCGATTCTGGCGAGCTTCAGTGCGGCGAGTTGCGGTACGGAGGAAGTCGACATCGAGGGCAAAGCCTGCCCCTGTCCGGCACCCGACTACCAATGTGATCCCGTGTGTAAGGTATGCGTGCCGAGCGGGAGTCCGGCGGGGGCGCTGTGCGGTGGAGGCAGCGGGGGTGCCGCCGGCGGCGCGGCCGGGGGCACTGGCGGCGGCAGCGGTGGCGCTGGCGCCACCAGCGGTGGAGCATCAGGAGGTGGCGGCACGTCGGGAAGTGGCGGAGCAGCGTGCCAGCCAGTGATCACGTTCAAGAACTTCACGGCGGTGTGGGCGACGCCAGAGTCGATCCAGTGGGAATGGGAACCAGACAACCCCGTGGCAGATGCCGACAAGCTCGCTGGCTACACGATCGTGGTGTCGGCGTCTGGCAAGACGGACAAGGTCTTCGACGCCAAGACCAACCCGGAACTGGGCGTCTACGTCCAGCCGAACGGCGGCGCCGACCTCTCTCGACGCTCGGTGACGTCAGGTCTGGAACCTGGCGTTTCCTACACCGGTGTGCTTCGCGCCAGGGACACCGCCGGTTGCACCTTCGAATCCGCTCCTGCGGGCGCGCCGCAGACGACTCTGGCGAAGGGCGTTTCGCAGGTCGTGTTCAAGGATGCGACGCCCGCCGGGGCCTTCGCGCAGGACTGCAGCCTGGTGTCGACCGGGTGCCACGCTGGCAGCGGCTGCTTGCGCAGCGTCGACTGTCAGGACGCGACTTGCTGGGCCAACATGCGTTGGTCCGACATGTCCATCAGTGTCCCCGTTTCGAGCGGTGAGTTCACTCAGGCATACCTGGAGATGTACGTGCGCAGCGACAGCACGGCACCCCTATGGTGGACCCAGACGTGGATTCAGATCGGTACCGAAAAGTGGTACTTCGCGCCGCGGACGCTGCTGGCCGACGGCGCGTACCACAAGCTTCAGTTCCCGCTGCGGAAGTTCGAAACGGGCACCGGGTCCCTGTTCGATACAGCAGCGCTGGCTACCCCGATCGACGAGATCCTTTTCGTGGGCGCCGGACCGTCGGTGGGCACCCATATTTGGGTCGACGAAGTCTACGTTCGCTGGTGAGCAGTTCCGCGCTGCGCGTCGCGGGCGTGCCGCAGATGACGTGCGCAAATGCAGGAAAGGCCGCGGTTGCCCACGGCCCTTCCTCCTTCAACCTCTCACGCGTGGCCTCAATCGGCCGCCGCGTCTGAAGTCGAGCCGCC is a window encoding:
- a CDS encoding PEGA domain-containing protein translates to MGTTAQGALFLGLTLRGGGVADGEAGSGIAAALALPPGVTSASAQSAAAEEAPAAQTQARFEVTPRDAIVELDNVNLGAATAATIEPGKHTLRVSQDGFVPKQLEFSALEGKTTIIRIRLREEETPSAAAVPKAQAFAFGKAKTKAKAAAAAEADDQESAIVTVDTPSAPSVRAKDVEVEITSEPTPPAAPAAPALSPTPAQPVVVALAPTRKTRTGKTPRVADGTSGDSRQGRNLIQSRCAGCHGVAANKFSAAQWRSFFADGRHDRFKRLGGKVSAKELGSIKSYLEKNAADAPKNQGAGIR
- a CDS encoding DUF3373 family protein, coding for MHRRIKALGFAEAIAPFAAVVFVVSPVWAQAPEDTSEDVPPATSAAPAPPAAPAPVAPAEPVEEVATQEDLDELRSWVKELDERTSKVERDQALDRLSWTANYRTILSSYWYKGPSPDGQPIQVEKTHGEQWLHRLRLDLRTDPEASVRFTGRMTMFKRYGTNTATPFPQDSTETRIPRDASLRLERAWLDWFITDYLALSAGRISYSDGPPNELKDNRSVPDATWGQQMVDGEYETVDLTAIIIPEHLLVRGFYASWSFPRQDDLFSSSLFLNDGTENLRIIGGNLDIRAQAAGSLFVQLGAYHVPKFRPFTVPIPNPAPPPNPSNAPPPFDGSLVFPSDKPASLGSYSNFSALVMWGDIARSGLDVFASGALGILDPNDQAISYPIGPGGVSVPLLQLSSADSDDHNTYFFFGGARFKLPFGDKLAPRLGAEYNFGSRYMISFAGPTSNLTNKLANRGHAVEAYVIQPLAEGLWFRTSYTWIDTNYSGGFFGPAAPFGGTSPEVEQTLRSLSFALDATF
- a CDS encoding protein kinase, translated to MMTAAPLAPSLHIGSQVGGYEIVQRLGAGGMAEVYLAMQHGPSGFRRRVVLKRVHPHLAEEPDFVEMFMAEAGVAATLSHPNIVHVYEFFETEGSGYFLVLEYVPGYTVHRLVRDLKRKGKRVPIDVAVRIAIAVCEALEYAYNVQDADGDPMHIVHRDVSPSNVLVGMDGQVRLFDFGIARVLSRASSTMVGQLKGKYRYMSPEQARSQPLDQRSDLFSVGVMLYEMTTLRYAFRGATHLETITAVTQTEPPAPSSLVPGFPPALEQVILRALSKQREGRFASARDMARALEACAQVAHPQKLEALMQEVFPDGPPDQAAAPATPTSLSSPASSGLIRRPPPTPSGPFSQPVPEIIAPMPGVSEPPRAEPELPSPVTEASGGATPQVDWLTWGALAAFIVLSILFWVLVYPRFG
- a CDS encoding serine/threonine-protein kinase, with product MAAPPLPDRIGRYEVVGRLAAGGMAEILLSRLIGPSGFERPVVVKRILPHLAHTSEFSTMFLDEARLVARIRHPNVVQVHELGEIDEELFLVMEYLEGESVSGLLRRFVSLNKRMPHALCAYIIAEACAGLHAAHELTDSEGYPLDLVHRDISPQNVFVLYNGGVRLLDFGIAKAADRSSQTATGEIKGKFQYMSPEQCLCKPLDRRSDIFSLGVVLFELSTNRRLFKRENELMVFKAICEQPLVPPSQVAPGYPKALEAVVVKALARRPEDRYQTAAEMRKDLLAVARELGAGDEPAEHVAQLMRDVFRDRIEEKAEMLRRVSSGSNPTRIPVNNADEGIEVPDVTEWVSSKRLSAADPAPPSKTPRRVALGVVLGLATLGVGYVAISQTRSSEAEAARPEPSAAPSSAAPAPPARDSVSAGPTPAPAVPSTVTLTVSSNPPGANVYWDGDKRGTTPVTLTLTHSATAGVLKVERVGYDVIEKTLVPDQARAVDLALVRAARARPNPTPEPAPKPKEEVPLF